The proteins below come from a single Polymorphobacter fuscus genomic window:
- a CDS encoding CTP synthase — protein MTRFIFITGGVVSSLGKGLMAASLAALLQARGYTVRIRKFDPYLNVDPGTMSPYQHGEVYVTDDGAETDLDLGHYERFTGVASRQTDNITSGRVYQDIITKERRGDFLGATVQVIPHVTDAIKHFARADTEGLDFVLCEIGGTVGDIESLPFLEAIRQLSADVGRANAVYIHCTLVPYLAAAGELKTKPTQHSVAELRGIGIQPHVLVCRSEHPLPDGDRAKIALFCNVAKEAVISALDAPSIYDVPLQYHAEGLDDQVLAAFGINGAPAPLLTRWTDITDRLHSPEGEVTIGVVGKYTGMKDAYKSLTEALAHGGIANRVKVNIRWIEGELFEGPDADIVAQLEPMHGILVPGGFGERGTEGMIRSVHFARDRQVPFFGICLGMQMACIEAARNQAGVAEAGTTEFGPTAEPVVGMITEWMSADGLQVREAGGDLGGTMRLGAYDATLAGNSVAASIYGDTAISERHRHRYEVNVNYRERLEASGLIFSGMSPDGLLPEIVERPDHPWFIGVQFHPELKSKPFDPHPLFAEFIAAAVRQSRLV, from the coding sequence ATGACCCGGTTTATTTTCATCACCGGCGGCGTGGTTTCGTCGCTCGGCAAGGGCCTTATGGCCGCCTCGCTCGCCGCGCTGCTCCAGGCGCGCGGCTATACCGTCCGCATCCGCAAGTTCGATCCCTATCTCAACGTCGATCCCGGAACGATGTCGCCGTACCAGCACGGCGAAGTCTATGTGACCGACGATGGCGCCGAGACCGATCTCGACCTTGGCCATTACGAGCGTTTCACCGGCGTCGCGTCGCGGCAGACCGACAATATCACCAGCGGCCGAGTCTATCAGGACATCATCACCAAGGAACGCCGCGGCGATTTCCTGGGGGCGACGGTCCAGGTCATCCCGCATGTCACCGATGCCATCAAGCATTTCGCCCGCGCGGACACCGAGGGGCTGGATTTCGTGCTGTGCGAGATCGGCGGCACCGTCGGCGACATCGAATCGCTGCCCTTTCTCGAGGCGATCCGCCAGCTCAGCGCCGATGTCGGCCGCGCCAATGCCGTCTATATCCATTGCACGCTGGTGCCGTATCTTGCCGCTGCCGGCGAGTTGAAGACCAAGCCGACCCAGCACAGCGTTGCCGAACTGCGCGGCATCGGCATCCAGCCGCATGTGCTCGTCTGCCGGTCGGAACATCCGCTGCCCGATGGCGACCGCGCCAAGATCGCGCTGTTCTGCAATGTCGCCAAGGAAGCGGTGATTTCGGCGCTCGACGCCCCCAGCATCTACGACGTGCCGCTGCAATATCATGCCGAAGGGCTCGACGACCAGGTGCTGGCGGCGTTCGGCATCAACGGCGCGCCGGCGCCGCTGCTGACGCGCTGGACCGACATCACCGATCGGCTGCACAGTCCGGAAGGCGAAGTCACCATCGGCGTCGTCGGCAAATACACGGGCATGAAGGACGCCTATAAATCCCTCACCGAGGCGCTGGCGCACGGCGGCATCGCCAACCGCGTCAAGGTCAACATCCGCTGGATCGAAGGCGAGCTGTTCGAAGGCCCCGATGCCGATATCGTCGCGCAGCTGGAACCGATGCACGGCATCCTGGTGCCCGGCGGCTTCGGCGAACGCGGCACCGAAGGCATGATCCGCAGCGTCCATTTCGCCCGCGACCGCCAGGTGCCGTTCTTCGGCATCTGCCTCGGCATGCAGATGGCGTGCATCGAGGCCGCCCGCAACCAGGCCGGGGTGGCGGAGGCCGGGACCACCGAGTTCGGGCCGACCGCCGAGCCGGTCGTCGGCATGATCACCGAATGGATGAGCGCCGACGGCCTGCAGGTGCGCGAAGCCGGCGGCGACCTGGGCGGCACCATGCGGCTGGGGGCCTATGACGCGACCCTTGCTGGCAACAGCGTCGCTGCCAGCATCTATGGCGACACCGCCATCTCCGAACGCCACCGCCACCGGTACGAGGTCAACGTCAACTATCGCGAGCGGCTGGAAGCCTCGGGGCTGATCTTTTCGGGCATGTCGCCCGATGGCCTGCTGCCCGAAATCGTCGAGCGGCCCGACCATCCCTGGTTCATCGGCGTCCAGTTCCACCCGGAGCTGAAATCCAAACCCTTCGACCCGCATCCGCTGTTCGCCGAATTCATCGCCGCCGCGGTGCGCCAGAGCCGCCTGGTGTGA